From Saccopteryx leptura isolate mSacLep1 chromosome 3, mSacLep1_pri_phased_curated, whole genome shotgun sequence, one genomic window encodes:
- the LOXL3 gene encoding lysyl oxidase homolog 3 isoform X4 — translation MRPGSVWWWSPWRLLLCLLCSSCLGSPSPSTAPEKRAGSQGLRFRLAGFPRKPFEGRVEIQRAGEWGTICDDDFTLQAAHVLCRELGFTEATGWTHSAKYGPGTGHIWLDNLNCRGTEQSVTECASRGWGNSDCTHDEDAGVICKDQRLPGFSDSNVIEVDHHLQVEEVRLRPAVGRGRRPLPVTEGLVEVRLPDGWLKVCDKGWSAHNSHVVCGMLGFPSEKRVNTAFYRPITKHKVKPKPRVGWGPIKRLLAQRQQHSFGLHGVACVGTEAHLSLCSFEFYRANDTTRCPGGAPAVVSCVPGPLYAASSVQKKQQSKPQGEVCEARVRLKGGAHPGEGRVEVLKAGTWGTVCDRKWDLQAATVVCRELGFGSAREALSGGRMGQGMGAIHMSEVRCSGQEPSLWKCPHKNITAEDCSHGQDAGVRCNLPYTGVETRIRLSGGRSRHEGRVELQIGGPGPLRWGLICGDDWGTLEAMVACRQLGLGYANHGLQETWYWDSGNVTEVVMSGVHCTGTELSLDQCAHHGTQIACKRKETRFTAGVICSETASDLLLHAALVQETAYIEDRPLHMLYCAAEENCLAHSARSANWPYGHRRLLRFSSQIHNLGRADFRPKAGRHSWVWHECHGHYHSMDIFTHYDILTPNGTKVAEGHKASFCLEDTECQEDVSKRYECANFGEQGITVGCWDLYRHDIDCQWIDITDVKPGNYILQVVINPNFEVAESDFTNNAMKCNCKYDGHRIWVHNCHIGDAFSEEANKRFERYPGQTSNQII, via the exons ATGCGACCTGGCAGTGTCTGGTGGTGGAGCCCATGGAGGCTGCTGCTGTGCCTGCTGTGCAGCTCATGCCTGGGATCGCCATCCCCATCCACGGCCCCTGAGAAGAGGGCTGGGAGCCAGGGGCTGCGGTTCCGGCTGGCTGGCTTCCCCAGGAAGCCCTTCGAGGGCCGAGTAGAGATACAGCGAGCTGGTGAATGGGGCACCATCTGTGATGACGACTTCACGCTACAGGCAGCCCATGTCCTCTGCCGGGAGCTGGGCTTCACAGAAGCTACAGGCTGGACGCACAGCGCCAAATATGGCCCTGGAACAG GCCACATCTGGCTGGACAACCTGAACTGTCGTGGGACTGAGCAGAGTGTGACTGAATGTGcctccaggggctgggggaacAGTGACTGTACCCACGATGAGGATGCTGGGGTCATTTGCAAGGACCAGCGCCTCCCTGGCTTCTCTGACTCCAATGTCATCGAG GTAGACCATCATCTGCAAGTGGAGGAAGTGCGACTTCGACCAGCAGTTGGGCGGGGCAGGAGACCCCTGCCAGTGACTGAAGGACTGGTCGAAGTCAGGCTTCCCGATGGCTGGTTGAAAGTGTGTGACAAAGGCTGGAGCGCCCACAACAGCCACGTGGTCTGCGGGATGCTGGGCTTCCCCAGCGAAAAGAGGGTCAACACGGCTTTCTACAG aCCAATCACCAAACATAAAGTCAAACCCAAACCCCGAGTGGGCTGGGGGCCAATCAAGAG gctgctggcCCAGCGGCAGCAACACTCCTTTGGTCTGCATGGGGTGGCGTGCGTGGGTACGGAGGCCcacctctccctctgctccttcGAGTTCTATCGTGCCAATGACACCACCAGGTGCCCTGGGGGTGCCCCTGCGGTGGTGAGCTGTGTGCCAGGTCCTCTCTACGCAGCATCCAGTGTCCAGAAGAAGCAACAGTCGAAACCTCAGGGGGAGGTGTGTGAG gCCCGAGTGCGTCTGAAGGGTGGAGCCCACCCTGGAGAGGGCCGGGTGgaagttctgaaggctggaacATGGGGTACCGTCTGTGACCGCAAGTGGGATCTACAGGCAGCCACGGTGGTGTGTCGGGAGCTGGGCTTCGGGAGTGCTCGAGAGGCTCTGAGTGGTGGCCGCATGGGACAGG GCATGGGTGCCATCCACATGAGTGAAGTTCGATGCTCTGGACAGGAACCCTCCCTCTGGAAGTGTCCCCACAAGAACATCACAGCTGAGGACTGTTCCCATGGCCAGGATGCTGGAGTCCGATGCAATCTGCCCTACACTGGCGTAGAGACCAGG ATCCGACTCAGTGGGGGCCGCAGCAGACATGAAGGGCGAGTTGAGCTACAAATAGGGGGACCTGGGCCCCTTCGCTGGGGCCTCATCTGTGGGGATGACTGGGGGACACTAGAAGCCATGGTGGCCTGTAGGCAACTCGGACTGGGCTATGCCAACCATGGCCTGCAG GAGACCTGGTACTGGGACTCAGGGAATGTAACAGAGGTGGTGATGAGTGGAGTGCACTGCACAGGGACTGAGCTGTCCCTGGACCAGTGTGCTCATCACGGCACCCAAATCGCCTGCAAGAGGAAAGAAACCCGTTTCACTGCTGGAGTCATCTGCTCCGAGA CCGCATCAGATCTGCTATTGCACGCAGCATTGGTGCAGGAGACCGCCTACATCGAGGACCGGCCCCTGCACATGCTGTACTGTGCTGCGGAGGAGAACTGCCTGGCCCACTCAGCACGCTCAGCCAACTGGCCTTATGGCCACCGCCGTCTACTCCGATTCTCCTCCCAGATTCACAACCTGGGACGAGCTGACTTCAGGCCCAAGGCTGGGCGCCACTCCTGGGTGTGGCATGAGTGTCATGG GCATTACCACAGTATGGACATCTTCACTCACTATGATATCCTGACCCCCAATGGCACCAAGGTGGCTGAAGGCCATAAAGCTAGTTTCTGTCTAGAAGACACCGAGTGTCAGGAGG ATGTCTCCAAGAGGTATGAGTGTGCCAACTTTGGAGAACAGGGCATCACCGTGGGTTGCTGGGATCTCTACCGACATGACATTGACTGTCAGTGGATTGACATCACAGATGTGAAACCAGGAAACTACATTCTGCAG GTGGTCATCAACCCCAATTTTGAAGTAGCAGAAAGTGACTTTACCAACAATGCAATGAAATGTAACTGCAAATATGATGGACACCGCATCTGGGTGCACAACTGCCACATTG GTGATGCCTTCAGTGAAGAGGCCAATAAGAGGTTTGAGCGCTACCCTGGCCAGACCAGCAATCAGATCATCTAA
- the LOXL3 gene encoding lysyl oxidase homolog 3 isoform X2 codes for MRPGSVWWWSPWRLLLCLLCSSCLGSPSPSTAPEKRAGSQGLRFRLAGFPRKPFEGRVEIQRAGEWGTICDDDFTLQAAHVLCRELGFTEATGWTHSAKYGPGTGHIWLDNLNCRGTEQSVTECASRGWGNSDCTHDEDAGVICKDQRLPGFSDSNVIEVDHHLQVEEVRLRPAVGRGRRPLPVTEGLVEVRLPDGWLKVCDKGWSAHNSHVVCGMLGFPSEKRVNTAFYRKLRKRAAKASARRPKPLGRPITKHKVKPKPRVGWGPIKSQTGLWRVPDLFELQNPLILSFQRLLAQRQQHSFGLHGVACVGTEAHLSLCSFEFYRANDTTRCPGGAPAVVSCVPGPLYAASSVQKKQQSKPQGEVCEARVRLKGGAHPGEGRVEVLKAGTWGTVCDRKWDLQAATVVCRELGFGSAREALSGGRMGQGMGAIHMSEVRCSGQEPSLWKCPHKNITAEDCSHGQDAGVRCNLPYTGVETRIRLSGGRSRHEGRVELQIGGPGPLRWGLICGDDWGTLEAMVACRQLGLGYANHGLQETWYWDSGNVTEVVMSGVHCTGTELSLDQCAHHGTQIACKRKETRFTAGVICSETASDLLLHAALVQETAYIEDRPLHMLYCAAEENCLAHSARSANWPYGHRRLLRFSSQIHNLGRADFRPKAGRHSWVWHECHGHYHSMDIFTHYDILTPNGTKVAEGHKASFCLEDTECQEDVSKRYECANFGEQGITVGCWDLYRHDIDCQWIDITDVKPGNYILQVVINPNFEVAESDFTNNAMKCNCKYDGHRIWVHNCHIGDAFSEEANKRFERYPGQTSNQII; via the exons ATGCGACCTGGCAGTGTCTGGTGGTGGAGCCCATGGAGGCTGCTGCTGTGCCTGCTGTGCAGCTCATGCCTGGGATCGCCATCCCCATCCACGGCCCCTGAGAAGAGGGCTGGGAGCCAGGGGCTGCGGTTCCGGCTGGCTGGCTTCCCCAGGAAGCCCTTCGAGGGCCGAGTAGAGATACAGCGAGCTGGTGAATGGGGCACCATCTGTGATGACGACTTCACGCTACAGGCAGCCCATGTCCTCTGCCGGGAGCTGGGCTTCACAGAAGCTACAGGCTGGACGCACAGCGCCAAATATGGCCCTGGAACAG GCCACATCTGGCTGGACAACCTGAACTGTCGTGGGACTGAGCAGAGTGTGACTGAATGTGcctccaggggctgggggaacAGTGACTGTACCCACGATGAGGATGCTGGGGTCATTTGCAAGGACCAGCGCCTCCCTGGCTTCTCTGACTCCAATGTCATCGAG GTAGACCATCATCTGCAAGTGGAGGAAGTGCGACTTCGACCAGCAGTTGGGCGGGGCAGGAGACCCCTGCCAGTGACTGAAGGACTGGTCGAAGTCAGGCTTCCCGATGGCTGGTTGAAAGTGTGTGACAAAGGCTGGAGCGCCCACAACAGCCACGTGGTCTGCGGGATGCTGGGCTTCCCCAGCGAAAAGAGGGTCAACACGGCTTTCTACAG AAAGTTGAGGAAGCGAGCGGCCAAAGCCTCGGCCCGACGCCCCAAGCCCCTTGGAAG aCCAATCACCAAACATAAAGTCAAACCCAAACCCCGAGTGGGCTGGGGGCCAATCAAGAG CCAAACAGGACTTTGGAGAGTACCTGATCTCTTTGAGCTTCAGAATCCGCTTATCCTGAGCTTCCAAAG gctgctggcCCAGCGGCAGCAACACTCCTTTGGTCTGCATGGGGTGGCGTGCGTGGGTACGGAGGCCcacctctccctctgctccttcGAGTTCTATCGTGCCAATGACACCACCAGGTGCCCTGGGGGTGCCCCTGCGGTGGTGAGCTGTGTGCCAGGTCCTCTCTACGCAGCATCCAGTGTCCAGAAGAAGCAACAGTCGAAACCTCAGGGGGAGGTGTGTGAG gCCCGAGTGCGTCTGAAGGGTGGAGCCCACCCTGGAGAGGGCCGGGTGgaagttctgaaggctggaacATGGGGTACCGTCTGTGACCGCAAGTGGGATCTACAGGCAGCCACGGTGGTGTGTCGGGAGCTGGGCTTCGGGAGTGCTCGAGAGGCTCTGAGTGGTGGCCGCATGGGACAGG GCATGGGTGCCATCCACATGAGTGAAGTTCGATGCTCTGGACAGGAACCCTCCCTCTGGAAGTGTCCCCACAAGAACATCACAGCTGAGGACTGTTCCCATGGCCAGGATGCTGGAGTCCGATGCAATCTGCCCTACACTGGCGTAGAGACCAGG ATCCGACTCAGTGGGGGCCGCAGCAGACATGAAGGGCGAGTTGAGCTACAAATAGGGGGACCTGGGCCCCTTCGCTGGGGCCTCATCTGTGGGGATGACTGGGGGACACTAGAAGCCATGGTGGCCTGTAGGCAACTCGGACTGGGCTATGCCAACCATGGCCTGCAG GAGACCTGGTACTGGGACTCAGGGAATGTAACAGAGGTGGTGATGAGTGGAGTGCACTGCACAGGGACTGAGCTGTCCCTGGACCAGTGTGCTCATCACGGCACCCAAATCGCCTGCAAGAGGAAAGAAACCCGTTTCACTGCTGGAGTCATCTGCTCCGAGA CCGCATCAGATCTGCTATTGCACGCAGCATTGGTGCAGGAGACCGCCTACATCGAGGACCGGCCCCTGCACATGCTGTACTGTGCTGCGGAGGAGAACTGCCTGGCCCACTCAGCACGCTCAGCCAACTGGCCTTATGGCCACCGCCGTCTACTCCGATTCTCCTCCCAGATTCACAACCTGGGACGAGCTGACTTCAGGCCCAAGGCTGGGCGCCACTCCTGGGTGTGGCATGAGTGTCATGG GCATTACCACAGTATGGACATCTTCACTCACTATGATATCCTGACCCCCAATGGCACCAAGGTGGCTGAAGGCCATAAAGCTAGTTTCTGTCTAGAAGACACCGAGTGTCAGGAGG ATGTCTCCAAGAGGTATGAGTGTGCCAACTTTGGAGAACAGGGCATCACCGTGGGTTGCTGGGATCTCTACCGACATGACATTGACTGTCAGTGGATTGACATCACAGATGTGAAACCAGGAAACTACATTCTGCAG GTGGTCATCAACCCCAATTTTGAAGTAGCAGAAAGTGACTTTACCAACAATGCAATGAAATGTAACTGCAAATATGATGGACACCGCATCTGGGTGCACAACTGCCACATTG GTGATGCCTTCAGTGAAGAGGCCAATAAGAGGTTTGAGCGCTACCCTGGCCAGACCAGCAATCAGATCATCTAA
- the LOXL3 gene encoding lysyl oxidase homolog 3 isoform X6, with amino-acid sequence MRPGSVWWWSPWRLLLCLLCSSCLGSPSPSTAPEKRAGSQGLRFRLAGFPRKPFEGRVEIQRAGEWGTICDDDFTLQAAHVLCRELGFTEATGWTHSAKYGPGTGHIWLDNLNCRGTEQSVTECASRGWGNSDCTHDEDAGVICKDQRLPGFSDSNVIEVDHHLQVEEVRLRPAVGRGRRPLPVTEGLVEVRLPDGWLKVCDKGWSAHNSHVVCGMLGFPSEKRVNTAFYRLLAQRQQHSFGLHGVACVGTEAHLSLCSFEFYRANDTTRCPGGAPAVVSCVPGPLYAASSVQKKQQSKPQGEVCEARVRLKGGAHPGEGRVEVLKAGTWGTVCDRKWDLQAATVVCRELGFGSAREALSGGRMGQGMGAIHMSEVRCSGQEPSLWKCPHKNITAEDCSHGQDAGVRCNLPYTGVETRIRLSGGRSRHEGRVELQIGGPGPLRWGLICGDDWGTLEAMVACRQLGLGYANHGLQETWYWDSGNVTEVVMSGVHCTGTELSLDQCAHHGTQIACKRKETRFTAGVICSETASDLLLHAALVQETAYIEDRPLHMLYCAAEENCLAHSARSANWPYGHRRLLRFSSQIHNLGRADFRPKAGRHSWVWHECHGHYHSMDIFTHYDILTPNGTKVAEGHKASFCLEDTECQEDVSKRYECANFGEQGITVGCWDLYRHDIDCQWIDITDVKPGNYILQVVINPNFEVAESDFTNNAMKCNCKYDGHRIWVHNCHIGDAFSEEANKRFERYPGQTSNQII; translated from the exons ATGCGACCTGGCAGTGTCTGGTGGTGGAGCCCATGGAGGCTGCTGCTGTGCCTGCTGTGCAGCTCATGCCTGGGATCGCCATCCCCATCCACGGCCCCTGAGAAGAGGGCTGGGAGCCAGGGGCTGCGGTTCCGGCTGGCTGGCTTCCCCAGGAAGCCCTTCGAGGGCCGAGTAGAGATACAGCGAGCTGGTGAATGGGGCACCATCTGTGATGACGACTTCACGCTACAGGCAGCCCATGTCCTCTGCCGGGAGCTGGGCTTCACAGAAGCTACAGGCTGGACGCACAGCGCCAAATATGGCCCTGGAACAG GCCACATCTGGCTGGACAACCTGAACTGTCGTGGGACTGAGCAGAGTGTGACTGAATGTGcctccaggggctgggggaacAGTGACTGTACCCACGATGAGGATGCTGGGGTCATTTGCAAGGACCAGCGCCTCCCTGGCTTCTCTGACTCCAATGTCATCGAG GTAGACCATCATCTGCAAGTGGAGGAAGTGCGACTTCGACCAGCAGTTGGGCGGGGCAGGAGACCCCTGCCAGTGACTGAAGGACTGGTCGAAGTCAGGCTTCCCGATGGCTGGTTGAAAGTGTGTGACAAAGGCTGGAGCGCCCACAACAGCCACGTGGTCTGCGGGATGCTGGGCTTCCCCAGCGAAAAGAGGGTCAACACGGCTTTCTACAG gctgctggcCCAGCGGCAGCAACACTCCTTTGGTCTGCATGGGGTGGCGTGCGTGGGTACGGAGGCCcacctctccctctgctccttcGAGTTCTATCGTGCCAATGACACCACCAGGTGCCCTGGGGGTGCCCCTGCGGTGGTGAGCTGTGTGCCAGGTCCTCTCTACGCAGCATCCAGTGTCCAGAAGAAGCAACAGTCGAAACCTCAGGGGGAGGTGTGTGAG gCCCGAGTGCGTCTGAAGGGTGGAGCCCACCCTGGAGAGGGCCGGGTGgaagttctgaaggctggaacATGGGGTACCGTCTGTGACCGCAAGTGGGATCTACAGGCAGCCACGGTGGTGTGTCGGGAGCTGGGCTTCGGGAGTGCTCGAGAGGCTCTGAGTGGTGGCCGCATGGGACAGG GCATGGGTGCCATCCACATGAGTGAAGTTCGATGCTCTGGACAGGAACCCTCCCTCTGGAAGTGTCCCCACAAGAACATCACAGCTGAGGACTGTTCCCATGGCCAGGATGCTGGAGTCCGATGCAATCTGCCCTACACTGGCGTAGAGACCAGG ATCCGACTCAGTGGGGGCCGCAGCAGACATGAAGGGCGAGTTGAGCTACAAATAGGGGGACCTGGGCCCCTTCGCTGGGGCCTCATCTGTGGGGATGACTGGGGGACACTAGAAGCCATGGTGGCCTGTAGGCAACTCGGACTGGGCTATGCCAACCATGGCCTGCAG GAGACCTGGTACTGGGACTCAGGGAATGTAACAGAGGTGGTGATGAGTGGAGTGCACTGCACAGGGACTGAGCTGTCCCTGGACCAGTGTGCTCATCACGGCACCCAAATCGCCTGCAAGAGGAAAGAAACCCGTTTCACTGCTGGAGTCATCTGCTCCGAGA CCGCATCAGATCTGCTATTGCACGCAGCATTGGTGCAGGAGACCGCCTACATCGAGGACCGGCCCCTGCACATGCTGTACTGTGCTGCGGAGGAGAACTGCCTGGCCCACTCAGCACGCTCAGCCAACTGGCCTTATGGCCACCGCCGTCTACTCCGATTCTCCTCCCAGATTCACAACCTGGGACGAGCTGACTTCAGGCCCAAGGCTGGGCGCCACTCCTGGGTGTGGCATGAGTGTCATGG GCATTACCACAGTATGGACATCTTCACTCACTATGATATCCTGACCCCCAATGGCACCAAGGTGGCTGAAGGCCATAAAGCTAGTTTCTGTCTAGAAGACACCGAGTGTCAGGAGG ATGTCTCCAAGAGGTATGAGTGTGCCAACTTTGGAGAACAGGGCATCACCGTGGGTTGCTGGGATCTCTACCGACATGACATTGACTGTCAGTGGATTGACATCACAGATGTGAAACCAGGAAACTACATTCTGCAG GTGGTCATCAACCCCAATTTTGAAGTAGCAGAAAGTGACTTTACCAACAATGCAATGAAATGTAACTGCAAATATGATGGACACCGCATCTGGGTGCACAACTGCCACATTG GTGATGCCTTCAGTGAAGAGGCCAATAAGAGGTTTGAGCGCTACCCTGGCCAGACCAGCAATCAGATCATCTAA
- the LOXL3 gene encoding lysyl oxidase homolog 3 isoform X5, with product MRPGSVWWWSPWRLLLCLLCSSCLGSPSPSTAPEKRAGSQGLRFRLAGFPRKPFEGRVEIQRAGEWGTICDDDFTLQAAHVLCRELGFTEATGWTHSAKYGPGTGHIWLDNLNCRGTEQSVTECASRGWGNSDCTHDEDAGVICKDQRLPGFSDSNVIEVDHHLQVEEVRLRPAVGRGRRPLPVTEGLVEVRLPDGWLKVCDKGWSAHNSHVVCGMLGFPSEKRVNTAFYRKLRKRAAKASARRPKPLGRLLAQRQQHSFGLHGVACVGTEAHLSLCSFEFYRANDTTRCPGGAPAVVSCVPGPLYAASSVQKKQQSKPQGEVCEARVRLKGGAHPGEGRVEVLKAGTWGTVCDRKWDLQAATVVCRELGFGSAREALSGGRMGQGMGAIHMSEVRCSGQEPSLWKCPHKNITAEDCSHGQDAGVRCNLPYTGVETRIRLSGGRSRHEGRVELQIGGPGPLRWGLICGDDWGTLEAMVACRQLGLGYANHGLQETWYWDSGNVTEVVMSGVHCTGTELSLDQCAHHGTQIACKRKETRFTAGVICSETASDLLLHAALVQETAYIEDRPLHMLYCAAEENCLAHSARSANWPYGHRRLLRFSSQIHNLGRADFRPKAGRHSWVWHECHGHYHSMDIFTHYDILTPNGTKVAEGHKASFCLEDTECQEDVSKRYECANFGEQGITVGCWDLYRHDIDCQWIDITDVKPGNYILQVVINPNFEVAESDFTNNAMKCNCKYDGHRIWVHNCHIGDAFSEEANKRFERYPGQTSNQII from the exons ATGCGACCTGGCAGTGTCTGGTGGTGGAGCCCATGGAGGCTGCTGCTGTGCCTGCTGTGCAGCTCATGCCTGGGATCGCCATCCCCATCCACGGCCCCTGAGAAGAGGGCTGGGAGCCAGGGGCTGCGGTTCCGGCTGGCTGGCTTCCCCAGGAAGCCCTTCGAGGGCCGAGTAGAGATACAGCGAGCTGGTGAATGGGGCACCATCTGTGATGACGACTTCACGCTACAGGCAGCCCATGTCCTCTGCCGGGAGCTGGGCTTCACAGAAGCTACAGGCTGGACGCACAGCGCCAAATATGGCCCTGGAACAG GCCACATCTGGCTGGACAACCTGAACTGTCGTGGGACTGAGCAGAGTGTGACTGAATGTGcctccaggggctgggggaacAGTGACTGTACCCACGATGAGGATGCTGGGGTCATTTGCAAGGACCAGCGCCTCCCTGGCTTCTCTGACTCCAATGTCATCGAG GTAGACCATCATCTGCAAGTGGAGGAAGTGCGACTTCGACCAGCAGTTGGGCGGGGCAGGAGACCCCTGCCAGTGACTGAAGGACTGGTCGAAGTCAGGCTTCCCGATGGCTGGTTGAAAGTGTGTGACAAAGGCTGGAGCGCCCACAACAGCCACGTGGTCTGCGGGATGCTGGGCTTCCCCAGCGAAAAGAGGGTCAACACGGCTTTCTACAG AAAGTTGAGGAAGCGAGCGGCCAAAGCCTCGGCCCGACGCCCCAAGCCCCTTGGAAG gctgctggcCCAGCGGCAGCAACACTCCTTTGGTCTGCATGGGGTGGCGTGCGTGGGTACGGAGGCCcacctctccctctgctccttcGAGTTCTATCGTGCCAATGACACCACCAGGTGCCCTGGGGGTGCCCCTGCGGTGGTGAGCTGTGTGCCAGGTCCTCTCTACGCAGCATCCAGTGTCCAGAAGAAGCAACAGTCGAAACCTCAGGGGGAGGTGTGTGAG gCCCGAGTGCGTCTGAAGGGTGGAGCCCACCCTGGAGAGGGCCGGGTGgaagttctgaaggctggaacATGGGGTACCGTCTGTGACCGCAAGTGGGATCTACAGGCAGCCACGGTGGTGTGTCGGGAGCTGGGCTTCGGGAGTGCTCGAGAGGCTCTGAGTGGTGGCCGCATGGGACAGG GCATGGGTGCCATCCACATGAGTGAAGTTCGATGCTCTGGACAGGAACCCTCCCTCTGGAAGTGTCCCCACAAGAACATCACAGCTGAGGACTGTTCCCATGGCCAGGATGCTGGAGTCCGATGCAATCTGCCCTACACTGGCGTAGAGACCAGG ATCCGACTCAGTGGGGGCCGCAGCAGACATGAAGGGCGAGTTGAGCTACAAATAGGGGGACCTGGGCCCCTTCGCTGGGGCCTCATCTGTGGGGATGACTGGGGGACACTAGAAGCCATGGTGGCCTGTAGGCAACTCGGACTGGGCTATGCCAACCATGGCCTGCAG GAGACCTGGTACTGGGACTCAGGGAATGTAACAGAGGTGGTGATGAGTGGAGTGCACTGCACAGGGACTGAGCTGTCCCTGGACCAGTGTGCTCATCACGGCACCCAAATCGCCTGCAAGAGGAAAGAAACCCGTTTCACTGCTGGAGTCATCTGCTCCGAGA CCGCATCAGATCTGCTATTGCACGCAGCATTGGTGCAGGAGACCGCCTACATCGAGGACCGGCCCCTGCACATGCTGTACTGTGCTGCGGAGGAGAACTGCCTGGCCCACTCAGCACGCTCAGCCAACTGGCCTTATGGCCACCGCCGTCTACTCCGATTCTCCTCCCAGATTCACAACCTGGGACGAGCTGACTTCAGGCCCAAGGCTGGGCGCCACTCCTGGGTGTGGCATGAGTGTCATGG GCATTACCACAGTATGGACATCTTCACTCACTATGATATCCTGACCCCCAATGGCACCAAGGTGGCTGAAGGCCATAAAGCTAGTTTCTGTCTAGAAGACACCGAGTGTCAGGAGG ATGTCTCCAAGAGGTATGAGTGTGCCAACTTTGGAGAACAGGGCATCACCGTGGGTTGCTGGGATCTCTACCGACATGACATTGACTGTCAGTGGATTGACATCACAGATGTGAAACCAGGAAACTACATTCTGCAG GTGGTCATCAACCCCAATTTTGAAGTAGCAGAAAGTGACTTTACCAACAATGCAATGAAATGTAACTGCAAATATGATGGACACCGCATCTGGGTGCACAACTGCCACATTG GTGATGCCTTCAGTGAAGAGGCCAATAAGAGGTTTGAGCGCTACCCTGGCCAGACCAGCAATCAGATCATCTAA